Proteins from a genomic interval of Bombyx mori chromosome 8, ASM3026992v2:
- the LOC101735963 gene encoding probable ATP-dependent RNA helicase DDX56 isoform X2, translating into MTDEKKVMFHEMELDDRILKAISQLGWPEPTLIQETAIPLLLEGKDVLMRARTGSGKTAAFAVPVIQKILNLKNTSKHQSIRALILSPSKELCGQITSVIGDLTIKCAREVRCIDISANGDTQTQKAILSDKPDIVVATPSRALVHLKANNMRLKEDLSMLVVDEADLIFSFGYEDEIKELLSHLPKIYQAVLASATLSDDVLSLKKIVLRNPVTLKLEEPELAPSSQLQHYHLFAEEDDKAAILYALLKLNLVRGKSIIFVRTVDRCYKLKLYLEQFKIGSCVLNSELPAAVRCLSVDQFNRGRYQIIVASDEKALEKPDGGILPIEERTKKKKQSSKRKKDKESGVSRGIDFQHVSNVINFDFPLDVNSYVHRAGRTARGNNQGSVLSFVSIREKPLMDAVEQHLSNGFKGQKVLQKYEFALEEVEGFRYRSRDAWRAVTRIAVREARLKEIKQELLNCKKLQGYFEENPSDLAALRRDKALHTVKVQQHLAHVPEYLLPAALRNEDIVEDQETVTEKPQVKKRKQNANFGSAKRHKYQARQNDPLKSFDVKKKKQTAGET; encoded by the exons CCCGAACCTACACTCATACAAGAAACTGCCATTCCATTGTTATTGGAAGGGAAGGACGTCCTTATGAGAGCACGCACAGGGTCCGGTAAGACAGCTGCCTTTGCTGTACCAGTTATACAGAAGATATTAAACTTGAAGAACACAAGCAAACATCAGAGCATCAGGGCTTTGATATTGTCACCAAGTAAAGAGCTGTGTGGGCAG aTAACATCGGTAATAGGAGATTTAACTATAAAATGTGCACGTGAAGTACGATGTATCGATATCTCTGCAAATGGAGACACTCAAACACAGAAAGCTATACTCTCTGATAAGCCCGACATAGTTGTAGCGACTCCTTCAAGGGCTCTAGTACATTTAAAAGCAAACAACATGAGGCTCAAGGAAGATTTGTCTATGCTGGTTGTCGATGAGGCTGATCTGATCTTCTCTTTTGGTTATGAGGATGAAATCAAGGAATTATTGAG tCACCTTCCAAAAATCTATCAAGCAGTTCTTGCTTCAGCCACTCTGTCAGATGATGTGCTCAGTCTCAAGAAGATAGTACTCCGGAACCCTGTCACCCTAAAATTAGAGGAACCTGAACTGGCTCCATCGTCACAATTGCAGCATTACCATTTATTTGCAGAGGAAGATGATAAGGCGGCCATATTATATGCACTGTTGAAATTGAATTTAGTAAGAGGGAAAAGTATTATTTTCGTCAGAACAGTTGATAGATGTTACAA ATTGAAACTATACTTAGAACAGTTCAAGATCGGATCGTGCGTGCTCAACTCTGAGCTGCCAGCAGCAGTGCGCTGTTTGTCAGTCGATCAGTTCAACCGCGGCCGGTATCAGATTATCGTCGCGTCGGACGAGAAGGCACTGGAGAAGCCTGATGGTGGAATATTGCCGATTGAGGAACGAACTAAAAAGAAAAAG cAATCTTCAAAACGAAAGAAAGACAAGGAGTCTGGTGTGTCCCGCGGTATTGACTTCCAACACGTATCGAACGTTATCAACTTTGACTTCCCTCTCGATGTCAACTCGTATGTACATAGAGCCGGACGGACTGCCCGAGGAAATAATCAG GGTTCCGTGCTGTCATTCGTGTCAATACGCGAGAAACCTTTGATGGATGCAGTCGAGCAACATCTCTCTAATGGATTCAAAGGACAAAAAGTTTTACA AAAGTATGAATTTGCACTAGAAGAAGTGGAAGGGTTCAGATACCGCTCCAGAGACGCGTGGCGCGCCGTCACCAGGATAGCAGTCAGAGAAGCTAGACTCAAAGAGATCAAACAGGAGCTCCTCAACTGTAAAAAGTTACAA gGCTACTTCGAGGAGAACCCATCAGATCTGGCAGCGTTAAGAAGGGACAAGGCACTGCACACTGTGAAGGTGCAGCAACATTTGGCACATGTACCAGAATACCTGCTTCCGGCTGCCCTGCGCAATGAAGATATTGTGGAAGACCAGGAAACAGTCACCGAGAAACCTCAAGTTAAGAAACGAAAGCAGAATGCGAACTTTGGAAGTGCTAAAAGACATAAATATCAG GCTCGGCAGAATGATCCACTAAAAAGTTTTGATGTTAAAAAGAAGAAGCAAACAGCAGGAGAGACTTGA
- the LOC101735963 gene encoding probable ATP-dependent RNA helicase DDX56 isoform X1 has protein sequence MTDEKKVMFHEMELDDRILKAISQLGWPEPTLIQETAIPLLLEGKDVLMRARTGSGKTAAFAVPVIQKILNLKNTSKHQSIRALILSPSKELCGQITSVIGDLTIKCAREVRCIDISANGDTQTQKAILSDKPDIVVATPSRALVHLKANNMRLKEDLSMLVVDEADLIFSFGYEDEIKELLSHLPKIYQAVLASATLSDDVLSLKKIVLRNPVTLKLEEPELAPSSQLQHYHLFAEEDDKAAILYALLKLNLVRGKSIIFVRTVDRCYKLKLYLEQFKIGSCVLNSELPAAVRCLSVDQFNRGRYQIIVASDEKALEKPDGGILPIEERTKKKKQSSKRKKDKESGVSRGIDFQHVSNVINFDFPLDVNSYVHRAGRTARGNNQGSVLSFVSIREKPLMDAVEQHLSNGFKGQKVLQKYEFALEEVEGFRYRSRDAWRAVTRIAVREARLKEIKQELLNCKKLQGYFEENPSDLAALRRDKALHTVKVQQHLAHVPEYLLPAALRNEDIVEDQETVTEKPQVKKRKQNANFGSAKRHKYQVSTYLCTHATVVLISVLCFLIELVEILTIVVFFIA, from the exons CCCGAACCTACACTCATACAAGAAACTGCCATTCCATTGTTATTGGAAGGGAAGGACGTCCTTATGAGAGCACGCACAGGGTCCGGTAAGACAGCTGCCTTTGCTGTACCAGTTATACAGAAGATATTAAACTTGAAGAACACAAGCAAACATCAGAGCATCAGGGCTTTGATATTGTCACCAAGTAAAGAGCTGTGTGGGCAG aTAACATCGGTAATAGGAGATTTAACTATAAAATGTGCACGTGAAGTACGATGTATCGATATCTCTGCAAATGGAGACACTCAAACACAGAAAGCTATACTCTCTGATAAGCCCGACATAGTTGTAGCGACTCCTTCAAGGGCTCTAGTACATTTAAAAGCAAACAACATGAGGCTCAAGGAAGATTTGTCTATGCTGGTTGTCGATGAGGCTGATCTGATCTTCTCTTTTGGTTATGAGGATGAAATCAAGGAATTATTGAG tCACCTTCCAAAAATCTATCAAGCAGTTCTTGCTTCAGCCACTCTGTCAGATGATGTGCTCAGTCTCAAGAAGATAGTACTCCGGAACCCTGTCACCCTAAAATTAGAGGAACCTGAACTGGCTCCATCGTCACAATTGCAGCATTACCATTTATTTGCAGAGGAAGATGATAAGGCGGCCATATTATATGCACTGTTGAAATTGAATTTAGTAAGAGGGAAAAGTATTATTTTCGTCAGAACAGTTGATAGATGTTACAA ATTGAAACTATACTTAGAACAGTTCAAGATCGGATCGTGCGTGCTCAACTCTGAGCTGCCAGCAGCAGTGCGCTGTTTGTCAGTCGATCAGTTCAACCGCGGCCGGTATCAGATTATCGTCGCGTCGGACGAGAAGGCACTGGAGAAGCCTGATGGTGGAATATTGCCGATTGAGGAACGAACTAAAAAGAAAAAG cAATCTTCAAAACGAAAGAAAGACAAGGAGTCTGGTGTGTCCCGCGGTATTGACTTCCAACACGTATCGAACGTTATCAACTTTGACTTCCCTCTCGATGTCAACTCGTATGTACATAGAGCCGGACGGACTGCCCGAGGAAATAATCAG GGTTCCGTGCTGTCATTCGTGTCAATACGCGAGAAACCTTTGATGGATGCAGTCGAGCAACATCTCTCTAATGGATTCAAAGGACAAAAAGTTTTACA AAAGTATGAATTTGCACTAGAAGAAGTGGAAGGGTTCAGATACCGCTCCAGAGACGCGTGGCGCGCCGTCACCAGGATAGCAGTCAGAGAAGCTAGACTCAAAGAGATCAAACAGGAGCTCCTCAACTGTAAAAAGTTACAA gGCTACTTCGAGGAGAACCCATCAGATCTGGCAGCGTTAAGAAGGGACAAGGCACTGCACACTGTGAAGGTGCAGCAACATTTGGCACATGTACCAGAATACCTGCTTCCGGCTGCCCTGCGCAATGAAGATATTGTGGAAGACCAGGAAACAGTCACCGAGAAACCTCAAGTTAAGAAACGAAAGCAGAATGCGAACTTTGGAAGTGCTAAAAGACATAAATATCAGGTCAGTACATATCTCTGTACTCATGCAACAGTGGTGCTCATAAGTGTTTTGTGTTTTTTGATAGAACTTGTTGAAATTTTAACCattgtcgttttttttattgcttaa
- the LOC101736090 gene encoding uncharacterized protein LOC101736090 isoform X1 yields the protein MPLTRNQDRQQRREDDVIPAADANANENHEEHDSPHDRPHAESRSNNSTFNLDDVSALMASLQRSQAETFKNIMSYVMEQRSSTPAPPPMPPVNVDGTLARCRASFSGAPGESVEAFIDAIESYTECVQVSDANIIRGLAMLLSADAATWWLGLKHHISTWNEAKENLIYAYGTRLPPHRIYLEIFASPQDNENTDKFVARIRALMAKLPRDDITEKVQLDMIYGLLHNRIRTRLRREEITSFNSLLNHARNIEDSIEETQSRPVSSTSGVRSIRAQPAQAASRPEPCAARASAPAPRARFPNSAAAVVPATAVPVAVAQPTVATPAAAVPGSAEQFVTTKKQRPVCSYCKRFGHAREQCRKLNNRGEQSQSNFSEGVQNDNNAFYSVQCNVNNTNTISSNLPVQNAMYDVKQHDKNNFLSNFECQNFCNRDANINYATINRGPTSRKSYFHACNDSVSKNINCNCTSNNEMPTFCDSHVLYNQDVRTKCKNLNICYNQGIRPKCKNSFLPYNQTIEPNCNNLKFSTNHDCDTKGSKCNFGKINECVEIDNCLNFNYCTCEGSVVASLYDRESDDRYLHLRPIFKIQVLGKQGTALIDTAAKHCIAGHTLYALLLHKGQPLTPSTRRVKLADGHVRNMDVLTTILPVRLEHIVINIPFIIFPDSNDNETLLGIDFINAAKVIIDFHRHEWYFSTDAKVHYKLLFEPMSRGVCIASTNMLRDDEGMHLQSAERQALSEFLIRHESIFTAGGGPTPFIEHCIDTGDHPPIAVPPYRLNPSKKETMKNEVEKMLADDIIEECESAWCSPALMIPKSNEGFQQHLQDLEAVFSRLSEFKLHVNREKCTFAKERVRYLGHVITPDGVSPDPEKVSAVLNMLEPSNLKHLRTFLQTCSWFRKFIPNFSKIAEPLTRLTKKNYTWSWGPEQTQAFKELKRLLTTAPVLVQANFKQPLVLRTDASNYALGAVLAQGEGKDERPIEYASRLLTAAERNYSTTEREALAVVWAVERFRPYLDGQPIIIGSDHQPLRWLLSLKSPAGRLVRWALKLQEFDIRFEYTPGKANVVADTLSRPICSNETQNNCGICSVICDLPTKSPTQLRQDQLTDPEIQKIVTELEGVDELAAKRWSERGFLMEQGVLYRLNPDSDAEAPQLVIPAHQVTDVLKELHDAPTAGHAGIDRTYQQVSRLFYFTGMRRIITDYVKACIHCQRYKAANTKPPGLLQTPVMNQRNEVLAVDLFGPLPPGKQGERWILLIEDTATRWTELFPLKEATAEACAHVLIEEYFMRFGLPRRLVSDNGVQFISAVMRQCMSILGIKQNLIPLYHPEANPAERKNRDLKTLLAQLVECDHTSWPNMLPVIRFALNNAKCRTTGMSPAYSSFGREMRSPTEVAHDLRAVLDKDNFVPQITPYLRKFVNSFSAVRERVETLQDKAKGYADRSRRPIETFNEGDMVLIKSHVLSKSANGLTSKFVPKRDGPYRIVKKVSPTTYHVAHVDKPDEVLGKYHVNDLTLYRENQSDALPRPVMPKKKRGRPPNNVKTDSRVPGHMTTRHAEPCAEAPRLSHAAGGMVGLAPVPQPSSNEMLVQERGRPPGLEGEYVANRPVRHSRGRMPARYT from the exons atgcctttaactagaaatcaagatcgccagcaacgtcgcgaagacgatgttattcctgctGCAGATGCAAATGCCAACGAAAATCACGAGGAGCATGATAGCCCCCATGATCGCCCTCACGCCGAATCACGTAGCAACAATTCTACGTTCAACTTGGATGATGTTTCAGCGTTGATGGCCTCGCTGCAACGTTCGCAGGCCGAAACATTTAAGAACATTATGTCGTACGTGATGGAACAAAGATCGTCGACTCCGGCACCTCCGCCGATGCCCCCAGTGAACGTAGATGGTACTTTGGCACGTTGCAGAGCTTCTTTCAGCGGTGCACCTGGTGAATCTGTTGAGGCCTTTATAGATGCAATTGAAAGCTATACAGAATGCGTTCAAGTATCTGACGCTAACATCATACGAGGCCTAGCCATGCTTTTGTCTGCTGACGCAGCTACGTGGTGGCTAGGATTAAAGCATCACATCTCCACTTGGAACGAagccaaagaaaatttaatatatgcatatggcacccgccttccaccacatagaatatatttggaaatatttgcttccccgcaggataacgaaaacacagacaagtttgttgctcgtattcgtgcgcttatggcaaagctaccgcgggatgatattactgaaaaagtacaacttgatatgatatacgggttgcttcataatagaatacgcacaagattgcgccgtgaagaaatcacatctttcaattcattattaaaccatgctcggaatatagaagattcgatagaggagactcaatcgagaccagtgtcgtccactagtggtgtgcgttcgatccgtgcccagccggcccaggctgcgagtcggcctgaacCGTGCGCCGCTCGTGCGAGTGCCCCGGCGCCGCGCGCGCGCTTTCCAAACTCCGCCGCGGCCGTCGTGCCCGCCACCGCTGTGCCTGTCGCTGTCGCCCAGCCTACCGTTGCCACGCCTGCCGCTGCTGTGCCAGGTTCTGCAGAGcaattcgtgaccacgaagaaacagcgtccagtgtgctcctactgcaaacggtttggacatgcacgggaacagtgccgtaagttaaacaaccgaggtgagcaaagtcaatctaacttttccgagggtgtgcaaaatgacaataatgcgttttatagtgttcagtgtaatgttaataatactaacacaattagttctaatttacctgttcagaatgcaatgtatgatgttaagcagcatgacaaaaataattttctgagtaattttgaatgtcaaaatttttgtaaccgggatgcaaatattaattatgctaccattaacagaggccctacttccagaaaatcttattttcatgcctgtaatgattctgtgtcaaagaatattaactgtaattgcactagtaataatgagatgccaaccttttgtgattctcatgttttatataatcaagatgttcggacaaagtgtaaaaatttaaatatttgttataaccagggaattagacctaaatgtaagaactcatttttaccttataatcaaacaattgaaccaaattgtaataatttaaaattttcaactaaccatgactgtgacacaaaaggcagtaagtgtaattttggaaaaattaacgaatgtgtggaaattgataattgtttaaattttaattattgtacatgtgAGGGAAGTGTTGTAGCGTCCTTGTACGACCGTGAGAGTGATGATAGGTATTTGCATTTACggcctattttcaaaattcaagttcTCGGTAAACAGGGTACTGCACTTATAGATACAGCAGCTAAGCATTGTATTGCTGGTCACACGCTGTATGCTCTCCTTCTGCATAAGGGTCAACCTCTTACTCCCTCCACTAGGCGAGTCAAACTTGCTGATGGGCATGTTCGGAATATGGATGTATTGACAACCATATTACCAGTGAGGTTAGAACACATAGTGATTAATATTCCATTTATAATCTTCCCTGattctaatgataatgaaactttactgggtattgattttattaatgctgccaaagttattattgattttcatcgtcatgaatggtattttagtactgatgctaaggtgcattataaattactttttgaaccTATGTCTCGTGGTGTGTGCATAGCTTCTACTAACATGCTTCGGGATGATGAAGGTATGCACTTGCAATCAGCTGAGCGCCAAGCATTATCTGAGTTCCTTATTCggcatgaaagtatttttacagcagggggaggtccgacaccattcatagaacattgcatagacaccggagatcaccccccgatagctgtgccgccctatcgccttaacccttccaagaaggagacgatgaagaatgaagtagagaagatgctggcagatgacatcattgaagagtgcgaatccgcctggtgctctcctgcattgatgataccgaagtccaatg aaggaTTCCAGCAACACCTACAAGATCTGGAAGCTGTTTTTAGTCGTTTGTCTGAATTTAAACTTCACGTAAACAGAGAGAAGTGCACTTTTGCCAAAGAAAGGGTCCGTTATCTGGGCCACGTCATCACTCCAGACGGTGTGTCTCCTGACCCTGAGAAGGTCAGTGCTGTCCTTAATATGCTGGAACCATCTAAtctaaaacatttaagaacttTTCTCCAAACATGCTCTTGGTTCAGGAAGTTTATTCCAAACTTTTCAAAGATAGCAGAACCGCTTACTCGACTGACCAAGAAGAATTACACATGGAGCTGGGGACCTGAACAAACACAGGCATTCAAAGAATTGAAGCGTCTGCTGACCACGGCGCCCGTACTTGTTCAAGCGAATTTTAAACAACCCTTAGTACTGCGTACCGACGCGAGCAACTATGCACTTGGCGCAGTTTTAGCTCAAGGGGAAGGCAAGGACGAAAGGCCTATCGAGTATGCTAGCCGTCTACTCACCGCAGCGGAGCGCAACTACTCTACTACAGAACGGGAAGCGCTTGCTGTAGTCTGGGCCGTGGAGCGTTTCAGGCCATACCTCGACGGCCAACCAATTATTATAGGCAGTGACCACCAACCCTTGCGTTGGTTGCTTTCTTTAAAGTCTCCTGCTGGTAGGTTGGTCCGTTGGGCGCTTAAACTCCAAGAATTTGACATCAGATTCGAGTACACCCCAGGAAAAGCTAACGTTGTCGCTGACACGTTAAGTAGACCGATCTGTTCcaacgaaacacaaaataactgcggcatctgttctgtcatttgcgacctgcccaccaagtcacctacccagttacgtcaagaccagttgactgatccggaaatacagaagatcgtcacagaactggaaggagtggatgaacttgctgctaaaagatggtcagaaagaggatttctaatggaacaaggtgttttatatcgacttaatccggattctgatgccgaggccccacaattagtcattcctgcccatcaagtgaccgacgttctcaaagagcttcacgatgcccctaccgctggacatgcaggaattgaccggacttaccaacaagtctcacgtctgttctacttcacaggaatgagaagaatcataaccgactatgtaaaggcatgtatccattgtcaacgctataaggctgctaataccaagcctccaggtctattgcagacgccggtgatgaaccagcgcaacgaggtcttggcagttgatcttttcggcccgttaccacctggaaaacagggggagcgttggatcttgctaatagaagatactgctaccaggtggacagaacttttcccattgaaggaagctactgctgaggcgtgtgcacatgtcctcatagaggagtattttatgaggttcggtcttccacgccgactagtttctgataatggcgtacaatttatttcggcagtcatgcgtcaatgcatgtccatcctggggataaagcaaaaccttatccCTCTCTATCACCCAGAAGCAAACCCCGCCGAACGTAAAAACAGAGATCTTAAGACTTTATTAGCACAACTCGTGGAATGTGACCACACTTCCTGGCCAAACATGTTACCAGTGATTCGATTCGCTCTTAATAACGCTAAATGTCGCACCACAGGTATGTCACCTGCTTACTCGTCATTTGGCAGAGAGATGAGGTCCCCCACAGAAGTCGCCCATGACCTTCGTGCTGTTCTAGACAAAGATAACTTTGTTCCCCAAATAACTCCCTATCTCAGGAAATTTGTTAACTCCTTTTCAGCGGTGCGCGAACGTGTAGAGACGCTTCAAGATAAAGCTAAAGGGTATGCTGATCGTTCGAGACGGCccattgaaacattcaacgaaggtgacatggttctcatcaaatcacatgtcctcagtaagagcgctaatggccttacttctaagtttgttccaaaacgcgatggtccgtatcgcatcgttaaaaaggtcagccctactacttaccacgtcgcgcatgttgacaaacctgatgaagttttagggaaatatcatgtgaacgatctcactctataccgtgagaatcagagtgatgctcttccgcggccggtgatgcctaaaaagaaacgtggtcgtcccccaaataatgttaaaacagattctcgagttccagggcatatgacgacacggcatgctgaaccatgtgctgaagctccacgtctttctcacgcagctggtggtatggttggtcttgcgcctgtccctcagcccagtagtaatgagatgctagtccaggagcgagggcgtcctccaggactagagggggagtatgtagcaaaccgaccggtacgtcactctcgcggccgtatgcccgctcgctatacatag